From a region of the Candidatus Pantoea bituminis genome:
- a CDS encoding extracellular solute-binding protein: protein MLLRFLTLLLCTFIAPLYAATIQESYAIADLGEPKYAVNFTHYDYVNSAAPKGGKITMAVVGTYDNFNRFASRGNPGVNTDTLYDRLFTNSDDEPGSYYPLIAESARYPSDFSWMEITLNPRAQFQDGTPITANDVAFTFGKFMSEGVPQFRVVYRGVNVKALNPLTVRIDLPKPDRDLLLGLMTLPVISQKFWQDKKFNEPLSRPPLSSGPYRVSKWKLGQFIEYSRVKNYWAANLPVNRGRFNFDQIRYDYYLDDNVAFEAFKAGAFDLREESSAKKWATQYRGRNFSNHHIVKETTPNTASTDTRWLAFNNEKPLFSDRRVRQALGLAFDFEWMNKALFYGAYQRASSYFQNTEYAASGLPDADQLALLAPYKAQLPPELFTQKYAPPHSDGSGYDRGNLLKALKLLKEAGWSIKNQRLINDKTGQPFTVELLLRGGTNNEWALPFQHSLSRLGISLTLRQIDNSQYLRRWREGDYDMISTAYLAMPTPSSSLQTSWQSEYIASSWNTARVKDPIVDHFVKTIMAHQGDAKALLPLGQALDRILLWNAYMIPMWFNAEQRLAYWDKYSHPAIKPAYSNGLDTWWYDVNKAARLPADQR from the coding sequence ATACTGCTTCGCTTTTTAACCTTGCTGCTTTGCACTTTTATTGCCCCGCTATACGCGGCAACGATTCAGGAAAGTTATGCCATCGCCGATCTCGGTGAGCCAAAGTATGCCGTTAATTTCACGCATTACGATTACGTCAATTCCGCTGCGCCCAAAGGCGGTAAAATCACCATGGCGGTGGTAGGAACTTACGATAACTTCAATCGCTTCGCCTCGCGTGGCAATCCCGGCGTCAATACCGACACACTTTATGATCGCTTGTTCACCAACTCTGATGATGAACCCGGCAGCTATTATCCGCTGATTGCTGAATCCGCTCGCTATCCCAGCGATTTTAGCTGGATGGAAATCACCCTCAATCCACGCGCGCAATTCCAGGATGGTACGCCCATCACTGCCAATGATGTGGCTTTCACTTTTGGAAAGTTCATGAGCGAAGGCGTGCCGCAATTTCGTGTGGTTTACAGAGGCGTTAACGTGAAGGCGCTCAATCCTTTGACGGTGCGCATTGACCTGCCAAAACCAGACAGAGATTTATTGCTTGGCCTGATGACATTGCCCGTGATTTCACAAAAATTTTGGCAAGATAAAAAGTTTAACGAACCGCTGAGTCGCCCGCCGTTATCGAGCGGCCCTTACCGTGTCAGTAAGTGGAAATTGGGCCAATTTATTGAATACAGCCGGGTAAAAAATTACTGGGCAGCCAATCTGCCGGTGAATCGCGGACGCTTTAACTTTGATCAGATACGTTACGACTATTATCTCGACGATAACGTGGCCTTCGAGGCATTTAAAGCCGGTGCGTTTGATCTGCGCGAAGAGTCATCAGCCAAAAAGTGGGCTACGCAATATCGCGGGCGCAACTTCAGTAATCACCATATCGTCAAAGAGACCACGCCAAATACTGCCTCAACCGACACGCGCTGGCTGGCCTTCAACAATGAAAAGCCGCTGTTTAGCGATCGCCGGGTGCGACAGGCGCTGGGCTTAGCGTTTGATTTTGAATGGATGAACAAAGCACTGTTTTATGGCGCTTATCAGCGTGCCAGCAGCTATTTCCAGAATACGGAATATGCTGCCAGCGGTCTCCCCGATGCCGACCAACTGGCGCTGTTGGCGCCTTATAAAGCGCAATTGCCGCCTGAGTTGTTTACACAAAAATATGCCCCGCCCCATTCCGATGGCAGTGGTTACGATCGTGGTAATTTGTTGAAAGCGCTGAAGCTATTGAAAGAGGCGGGCTGGAGCATTAAAAACCAGCGCCTGATAAACGATAAAACGGGCCAACCCTTTACGGTTGAGTTGCTGCTGCGCGGCGGCACCAACAATGAGTGGGCGTTGCCGTTTCAGCACAGCTTGTCCCGCTTAGGGATCAGCTTGACGCTGCGTCAGATCGACAACTCGCAATATCTGCGTCGCTGGCGTGAAGGCGACTACGATATGATTTCTACCGCCTATTTAGCCATGCCAACGCCCTCCTCCAGCCTGCAAACCAGCTGGCAATCGGAATACATCGCCTCATCGTGGAATACCGCACGCGTAAAAGATCCCATTGTTGATCACTTCGTGAAAACGATTATGGCGCATCAGGGCGATGCCAAAGCGTTGTTACCGCTGGGCCAAGCGTTAGATCGCATTTTATTGTGGAATGCCTATATGATTCCGATGTGGTTCAATGCTGAACAGCGGCTAGCCTACTGGGATAAATATTCTCATCCTGCCATCAAACCCGCTTACAGCAACGGGCTCGATACGTGGTGGTATGACGTGAACAAAGCCGCACGTTTACCGGCTGATCAACGCTAA
- a CDS encoding cyclic di-GMP phosphodiesterase — protein MPLSAALMRHATFPRRIAWSSAIIGVVFFVLFTSILLNLTWHHREKQHHQLLVNSRDALQHSLTTLIDNTLNPLLPFSHANCHAINRELTSRAAFAGNLRAILLVKDGNAFCSSATGSFFLPLNIISAQTDPARDTDLQLLSGTPLQPSKPAVAIWLKNPGSTQSGVFATLNLSLEPYQLLASYHPEISGMALEAQNSAITSWQQVVTKNDDLPPSLMQLQLSGFPLQFVLYGSTLSRSDYQIIFLSGTLLSLLVGGVCWLLFSLCKQPGKEILQGIKRGEFHVEYQPLITSYNGQPYGAEALLRWTHPTEGAIPPDVFINYAETQNLIIPLTRHLFQLVARDAHLLSRHVPAGTIMGLNISPLHLASETFRDDVLCWMKAMPVDHFSYVFEITERTIVRDKSAGELFSWLHRQGIKIAIDDFGTGHSALIYLERYAFDYLKIDRGFVQSIGTETVTSPVLDTVLQLAKQLKMKTVAEGVETGDQAAWLINRGVTHLQGYIFSRPLRPEPLIDYFELHSA, from the coding sequence ATGCCACTGTCAGCGGCGCTGATGCGCCATGCCACTTTTCCTCGTCGTATCGCCTGGAGTAGCGCGATTATCGGCGTTGTCTTCTTTGTTTTATTTACCTCAATATTATTAAATTTGACCTGGCATCATCGCGAAAAGCAGCACCACCAGTTATTAGTGAATAGCCGAGATGCACTGCAACATTCGTTGACGACCTTGATCGATAACACCCTCAATCCCCTTCTGCCTTTTAGTCATGCTAACTGCCACGCGATTAATCGTGAGTTAACATCGCGCGCAGCTTTTGCCGGTAATCTTCGCGCTATCTTGCTGGTCAAAGACGGCAATGCCTTTTGCTCATCTGCCACCGGCAGCTTTTTTCTGCCGCTGAATATTATCTCTGCACAGACCGATCCCGCGCGCGACACTGATTTGCAGTTATTAAGCGGCACACCATTGCAACCGTCCAAACCGGCTGTGGCTATCTGGCTGAAAAATCCCGGCAGCACGCAGTCAGGCGTGTTTGCCACGCTCAATTTAAGTTTGGAACCGTATCAGCTGCTGGCTTCGTATCATCCTGAGATTTCAGGCATGGCGCTGGAAGCACAAAACAGTGCCATCACCAGTTGGCAGCAGGTAGTCACTAAAAATGATGATTTGCCGCCTTCGCTGATGCAGCTTCAGTTATCCGGTTTTCCGCTGCAATTTGTTTTGTATGGCTCAACCTTGTCACGCAGCGATTACCAGATCATCTTTCTGAGTGGAACGCTGCTTTCGCTGCTGGTGGGCGGCGTCTGCTGGTTGCTGTTTTCGCTGTGTAAACAGCCGGGAAAAGAGATTCTGCAAGGGATTAAACGGGGTGAGTTCCATGTGGAATATCAGCCACTGATCACTTCCTATAACGGTCAGCCTTATGGCGCAGAAGCGTTGCTCCGCTGGACGCATCCTACCGAGGGCGCCATTCCGCCTGATGTGTTTATTAATTATGCTGAAACGCAAAATCTGATCATTCCGCTGACACGTCACCTGTTCCAGCTCGTTGCACGTGATGCACATCTGCTGAGCCGCCACGTTCCCGCCGGCACCATTATGGGACTGAATATTTCTCCGCTGCATCTGGCTTCCGAGACATTTCGCGATGACGTTCTGTGCTGGATGAAAGCCATGCCGGTCGATCATTTCAGCTACGTATTTGAAATTACTGAGCGCACCATTGTGCGTGATAAAAGCGCCGGTGAACTGTTTAGTTGGCTGCATCGTCAGGGCATCAAAATCGCCATAGATGATTTCGGCACCGGCCACAGCGCGCTGATCTATCTGGAAAGATATGCCTTCGATTATTTGAAAATTGATCGCGGTTTTGTGCAAAGCATCGGGACGGAAACCGTGACATCGCCTGTTTTGGACACCGTGTTGCAGTTGGCAAAGCAGCTGAAGATGAAAACGGTCGCAGAAGGGGTAGAAACCGGCGATCAGGCCGCCTGGCTGATCAATCGCGGCGTTACCCATCTGCAAGGCTACATCTTCAGCAGACCCTTGCGGCCTGAACCGTTAATCGACTACTTTGAGCTTCACAGCGCCTGA
- the mepS gene encoding bifunctional murein DD-endopeptidase/murein LD-carboxypeptidase, whose protein sequence is MVKSQPILRYIWRIVPAMALATLLSACSSTYDGHNANNENHEVNNQNGFLLQASQDEFEEMVRNVDVKTRIMDQYAVWKGVRYRLGGDTKRGIDCSAFVQRTFREQFGLDLPRSTSEQQDTGREISRTKLRPGDLVLFRAGSTGRHVGIYLGNDNFVHASTSSGVMISNLNDNYWKKRYREGRRVLSRNPT, encoded by the coding sequence ATGGTCAAGTCTCAACCAATTCTGAGATATATTTGGCGGATCGTGCCCGCAATGGCGCTGGCAACTCTGCTCTCAGCTTGTAGTAGTACGTATGATGGACATAACGCGAATAACGAGAATCATGAAGTTAACAACCAGAATGGTTTTTTACTTCAAGCGTCTCAGGATGAATTTGAAGAAATGGTGCGCAACGTCGATGTTAAGACGCGCATCATGGATCAATATGCCGTCTGGAAAGGTGTGCGTTACCGTCTTGGTGGTGATACCAAACGGGGTATTGATTGCTCCGCCTTTGTTCAGCGCACCTTCCGCGAACAGTTTGGCTTAGATTTACCGCGCTCAACTTCAGAGCAGCAAGATACCGGCAGAGAGATTTCTCGCACCAAGTTGCGTCCAGGCGATCTTGTCCTGTTCCGCGCAGGTTCTACGGGTCGTCATGTGGGTATCTATCTCGGTAACGACAATTTCGTTCATGCTTCCACCAGCAGTGGTGTGATGATCTCAAATCTGAACGATAATTACTGGAAGAAGCGCTACCGCGAAGGCCGTCGAGTATTAAGTCGTAACCCTACTTAA
- a CDS encoding phosphatase PAP2 family protein: MHATRLVTILLLNALGVVLFLSWYLPPEHGFWFGVDKTIFFTFNDQMVAHPGFALLVAITNFRGFDLVSLLAMGLLYLSFWRRETPQGRRKLLAIGITMLLTAVILNQLGHLIPVQHASPTLFFDNVHRVSELTGIPAKDASKNSFPGDHGMMLIIFACFMWRYFGSRAFLIAAAIVIIFSLPRVMAGAHWFTDVAVGSLSVVLVGLSWWLLTPASDAVVNWFYRKLPGKYKPQV, encoded by the coding sequence ATGCACGCTACTCGTCTTGTTACGATCCTTTTGCTTAACGCACTGGGTGTTGTGTTGTTTTTGTCGTGGTATTTACCGCCTGAACATGGTTTTTGGTTCGGCGTGGATAAAACGATATTTTTTACTTTTAACGATCAGATGGTTGCGCATCCTGGATTTGCCTTACTGGTGGCAATCACCAATTTTCGTGGCTTTGATCTTGTGTCGTTACTGGCGATGGGATTGCTCTATCTGTCGTTCTGGCGTCGCGAGACACCGCAAGGTCGCCGCAAGCTATTGGCAATTGGCATCACCATGCTACTCACAGCGGTTATCCTGAATCAGCTTGGTCATTTAATACCGGTGCAACATGCCAGCCCAACGCTGTTTTTTGACAATGTACATCGCGTCAGTGAGTTGACGGGCATTCCAGCTAAAGATGCATCGAAAAATAGTTTCCCTGGCGACCACGGCATGATGCTCATTATCTTTGCCTGCTTCATGTGGCGTTATTTTGGTTCGCGCGCCTTTCTCATCGCCGCAGCTATCGTGATTATATTTTCATTGCCACGCGTGATGGCCGGTGCACATTGGTTTACCGATGTGGCGGTGGGCTCACTTTCGGTGGTATTGGTCGGGCTGAGCTGGTGGTTATTAACGCCGGCCAGTGATGCAGTAGTGAATTGGTTTTATCGAAAACTACCGGGCAAATATAAGCCACAGGTGTAA
- a CDS encoding CobW family GTP-binding protein, translating into MTRVNLLTGFLGSGKTTTLLHLLANKPENENWAVLVNEFGEIGIDGALLANRGATLKEIPGGCMCCVNGLPMQVGLNMLLKQNKPDRLLIEPTGLGHPRQLLSMLSAEVYQPWLQLNATITLLDARQLGDARVVANENFRDQLVAADIIVGNKSDRWHESDRLALQRWQEQFLQGRPFVTTQFGQIPLTLLDTPRGSPRPIPQPEHHHHAPAPASGIAALRLEGQSRWRRALNEGQGYAACGWIFDSETVFDTIPLLEWARLAPIDRVKGVLRIADGTVSINRQGEDLHIETYASAPVDSRVEMIHSQSSNWNELQSALLKCRLR; encoded by the coding sequence ATGACACGCGTTAACCTCCTTACCGGCTTTTTAGGCAGCGGCAAAACCACCACTTTGCTGCATTTGCTGGCCAATAAACCTGAAAATGAAAATTGGGCGGTGCTGGTTAATGAATTCGGTGAGATTGGCATTGATGGCGCGCTGTTAGCTAATCGTGGTGCGACGCTGAAGGAGATTCCTGGCGGCTGCATGTGTTGCGTAAACGGCTTGCCAATGCAGGTTGGCCTCAACATGTTATTAAAGCAGAACAAGCCGGATCGCTTACTGATAGAACCCACCGGTTTAGGCCATCCTCGCCAGCTGTTATCCATGCTGAGCGCAGAGGTTTATCAACCCTGGCTGCAACTTAACGCCACAATTACCCTGCTTGATGCGCGTCAACTTGGGGATGCGCGAGTGGTTGCAAACGAGAATTTTCGCGATCAGCTGGTGGCTGCCGATATTATTGTGGGAAACAAAAGCGACCGTTGGCATGAGAGCGATCGCCTGGCATTGCAACGCTGGCAGGAACAATTTCTTCAAGGTCGCCCGTTTGTGACGACGCAATTCGGTCAAATACCCCTCACATTATTAGACACGCCTCGCGGTTCACCTCGCCCTATTCCTCAACCAGAACATCACCATCACGCCCCGGCTCCCGCCAGCGGTATCGCTGCGCTGCGCCTGGAGGGCCAGTCACGCTGGCGTCGCGCCCTTAATGAAGGCCAAGGCTACGCTGCCTGCGGCTGGATTTTTGATAGCGAAACGGTTTTCGATACCATTCCGCTGCTGGAATGGGCACGTTTAGCGCCGATTGATCGGGTTAAAGGTGTGCTGCGAATTGCCGATGGTACGGTGAGCATTAACCGGCAAGGCGAAGATCTGCATATCGAAACGTATGCTTCCGCGCCTGTTGATAGCCGGGTGGAAATGATCCATTCACAGTCATCTAACTGGAATGAACTACAATCCGCATTGTTGAAGTGTCGTTTACGCTAA
- the yeiP gene encoding elongation factor P-like protein YeiP, whose translation MPKANEIKKGMAVTHNGKLLLVKDIDVQSPSARGAATLYKMRFTDVRTGMKVEERFKGDDLIEAISLSRRSVTFSYIDGDEYVFMDDEDYTPYTFKKEQIEEELLFIPEGGIPGIHVLTMEGQLLALELPQTVDMEIVDTSPGIKGASASARTKPAGMSTGLAIQVPEYLSNGDRIRIHIAERRYMGRAD comes from the coding sequence ATGCCAAAAGCCAATGAAATCAAAAAAGGGATGGCGGTGACCCATAATGGAAAGCTGCTGCTGGTTAAAGATATTGATGTTCAAAGCCCAAGCGCGCGCGGTGCGGCCACGCTGTATAAAATGCGTTTCACCGATGTTCGTACCGGAATGAAAGTGGAAGAGCGCTTTAAAGGTGACGATCTGATTGAAGCGATTTCACTTAGCCGCCGTAGCGTGACCTTCTCTTATATAGACGGCGATGAGTATGTCTTTATGGATGACGAAGATTACACGCCTTATACCTTTAAAAAAGAGCAAATCGAAGAGGAGCTGCTGTTTATTCCAGAAGGCGGCATTCCTGGCATTCATGTGCTGACAATGGAGGGTCAGTTGCTGGCATTAGAGTTGCCACAAACCGTTGACATGGAAATTGTTGATACATCGCCGGGCATTAAAGGAGCCTCTGCCAGTGCACGCACCAAACCGGCAGGAATGAGCACCGGTCTGGCGATTCAGGTGCCGGAATACCTCAGCAATGGCGACCGTATCCGCATTCATATCGCTGAACGCCGTTACATGGGGCGTGCTGACTAA
- a CDS encoding YkgJ family cysteine cluster protein has translation MQCRSQCGACCTAPSISSPIPGMPNGKPANTPCVQLDDDLRCKLFGSPLRPAVCAGLQPDREMCGNSRHEAMLYLVQLETDTAP, from the coding sequence ATGCAATGCCGTAGTCAGTGCGGTGCCTGTTGTACGGCGCCCTCCATCTCTTCACCTATTCCCGGCATGCCCAATGGCAAACCCGCGAACACGCCCTGTGTTCAGCTTGATGACGATTTGCGCTGCAAGCTTTTTGGTTCGCCTTTACGCCCAGCAGTGTGCGCGGGTTTACAGCCCGATCGCGAAATGTGCGGCAATTCGCGCCACGAAGCGATGCTTTATCTGGTGCAACTGGAAACCGACACCGCGCCCTAA
- the fruK gene encoding 1-phosphofructokinase: MSRRVATITLNPAYDLVGYTPEIERGEVNLVKTTGLHAAGKGINVAKVLKDLGIDVTVGGFLGKENQDGFQQLFSELGIANRFQVVPGRTRINVKLTEQTGDVTDLNFSGFNVTSQDWDRFTSDSLTWLGQFDMVCVSGSLPEGVDPAAFTQWMSDLRTLCPCIIFDSSREALVAGLKAAPWLVKPNRRELEIWAGRKLPTLQDVIGAAHELREQGIAHVVISLGAEGALWVNASGEWLAKPPVCDVVSTVGAGDSMVGGLIYGLLMRESSEHTLRLATAVAAMAVSQSNVGITDRTQLAAMMARVDLKPVN; the protein is encoded by the coding sequence ATGAGCAGACGCGTAGCAACCATTACGCTAAATCCCGCTTACGATTTAGTCGGCTATACACCAGAGATCGAACGCGGTGAAGTCAACCTGGTAAAAACCACCGGTTTGCACGCGGCGGGTAAAGGCATCAACGTCGCGAAAGTACTGAAAGATCTCGGCATTGATGTGACCGTCGGTGGCTTTCTGGGTAAAGAAAATCAGGATGGTTTCCAGCAGTTATTCAGCGAGTTGGGCATCGCTAACCGCTTTCAGGTCGTGCCAGGCCGAACGCGCATCAACGTGAAACTCACTGAGCAAACCGGTGATGTAACTGACCTGAACTTTTCAGGATTTAACGTGACTTCACAGGACTGGGATCGCTTCACCAGCGACTCGCTAACCTGGCTCGGTCAGTTTGATATGGTCTGCGTTAGCGGCAGCCTGCCAGAAGGCGTTGATCCCGCAGCGTTTACCCAATGGATGAGTGACTTACGTACCCTTTGTCCGTGCATCATTTTCGACAGCAGCCGTGAAGCGCTGGTAGCAGGCTTGAAAGCGGCGCCATGGTTGGTCAAACCAAACCGTCGCGAGCTGGAAATTTGGGCGGGTCGCAAACTGCCTACGCTGCAGGATGTGATTGGTGCTGCACACGAACTGCGCGAGCAGGGCATTGCGCATGTCGTCATTTCTCTGGGGGCTGAAGGTGCACTGTGGGTCAATGCTTCAGGTGAATGGCTGGCTAAACCGCCAGTGTGTGACGTTGTCAGCACGGTAGGCGCAGGCGATTCCATGGTCGGCGGCTTGATTTATGGTTTGCTGATGCGTGAATCCAGTGAACACACACTGCGTCTTGCGACAGCTGTGGCGGCAATGGCCGTCAGCCAGAGTAACGTAGGCATAACCGATCGTACTCAGTTGGCCGCAATGATGGCGCGCGTCGACTTAAAACCCGTTAACTAA
- the nfo gene encoding deoxyribonuclease IV, producing MKYIGAHVSASGGVDQAVIRAHELEATAFALFTKNQRQWKAAPLSTEVIDAFRAACEKYNYGPQQILPHDSFLINLGHPVMDALEKSRDAFLDEMQRADQLGLTLLNFHPGSHLQQIEEEACLKRIAESVNIALDKSQNVTAVIENTAGQGSNLGFRFEHLATIIEHVEDKSRVGVCIDTCHAFAGGYDLRTEEDCVATFAEFERIVGFKYLRGMHLNDAKSAFGSRVDRHNSLGEGNIGKTVFSWLMKDSRFDGIPLILETINPDIWKDEIAWLKAQQQA from the coding sequence ATGAAATATATCGGCGCACACGTCAGCGCGTCTGGCGGTGTGGACCAGGCAGTGATTCGCGCTCATGAGCTTGAAGCCACCGCCTTCGCTCTGTTTACCAAGAATCAGCGTCAGTGGAAAGCGGCTCCCCTTTCCACTGAGGTGATCGATGCTTTTCGCGCCGCCTGTGAAAAATACAATTACGGCCCGCAGCAAATCCTGCCTCACGACAGCTTCCTGATTAACCTGGGGCATCCAGTGATGGATGCGTTGGAAAAGTCACGCGACGCGTTTTTGGATGAGATGCAGCGAGCAGATCAGTTAGGACTGACCTTACTTAATTTCCATCCGGGCAGCCATTTGCAGCAGATTGAAGAGGAAGCCTGCCTGAAGCGCATCGCGGAATCGGTCAATATTGCGCTGGATAAAAGCCAAAACGTGACAGCGGTGATTGAAAATACCGCAGGGCAAGGTAGCAATTTGGGCTTCCGCTTTGAGCATTTGGCCACCATCATCGAGCATGTTGAAGACAAATCGCGTGTTGGCGTTTGTATTGATACCTGTCACGCCTTTGCGGGTGGCTACGATTTGCGCACTGAAGAGGACTGCGTTGCCACCTTCGCTGAATTTGAGCGCATCGTTGGCTTTAAGTATCTGCGCGGCATGCACCTGAACGATGCGAAAAGTGCTTTCGGCAGCCGGGTAGACCGTCACAACAGCCTTGGCGAAGGCAACATCGGTAAAACCGTGTTTAGCTGGTTAATGAAAGATTCGCGTTTCGATGGCATTCCACTGATTCTGGAAACCATCAATCCTGATATCTGGAAAGATGAAATTGCCTGGCTGAAGGCGCAGCAGCAAGCTTGA
- a CDS encoding YeiH family putative sulfate export transporter, with the protein MTELTFNKTQLPFQHWLPGLLLTASIAAAAAWLANQPWLSGIGLGALTLAIMLGIVVGNSIYSPLATHCDAGVALAKQKLLRLGIILFGFRITLQQITDVGVSGIVIDALTLSSTFFITCLLGRRLLKLDRDTVWLIGAGSSICGAAAVLATEPVIKAAPSKVAVAVATVVLFGTLAIFIYPLLWPLAHALFPTLSLMQFGIFTGSTIHEVAQVVAAGHALGPDAENSAVIAKMLRVMMLAPFLLCLGGVLRRQQRGTQTQGPVTFPWFALLFVLVAVFNSLHILPANAVTALNQLANLLLAMAMAALGLTTRFSALRNAGIKPLLLGAMVFSWLIVGGGGINLLAQHFMG; encoded by the coding sequence ATGACCGAACTCACTTTCAACAAAACGCAGCTACCTTTTCAGCATTGGCTTCCCGGTTTACTGCTGACCGCGTCGATTGCCGCAGCGGCAGCCTGGCTGGCGAATCAACCCTGGCTTAGCGGCATTGGCCTCGGCGCGTTAACGTTGGCGATCATGCTGGGCATTGTCGTGGGCAACAGCATTTATTCTCCGCTGGCAACGCATTGCGATGCTGGCGTGGCGCTGGCCAAGCAAAAACTCTTGCGCCTTGGCATTATCCTGTTTGGCTTCCGTATTACCCTGCAGCAAATCACCGATGTAGGTGTGAGCGGCATTGTGATTGATGCGCTGACCTTAAGCAGCACCTTTTTTATAACCTGCCTGCTCGGTAGACGTTTGTTGAAACTGGACCGCGACACGGTGTGGTTGATTGGCGCAGGCAGCAGTATTTGTGGTGCCGCTGCGGTATTAGCCACAGAACCGGTGATAAAAGCAGCACCGTCTAAAGTCGCGGTGGCCGTCGCTACTGTGGTGCTGTTCGGTACGCTGGCTATTTTTATCTATCCTCTACTGTGGCCGCTGGCGCACGCCCTTTTTCCAACTCTCAGCCTGATGCAGTTTGGTATTTTTACCGGCTCGACCATTCATGAAGTGGCGCAGGTTGTCGCGGCGGGTCACGCGCTTGGCCCGGATGCAGAAAACAGCGCAGTGATTGCGAAAATGTTGCGCGTGATGATGCTGGCACCGTTTCTGTTATGCCTTGGCGGCGTATTACGTCGCCAGCAGCGCGGTACGCAGACGCAGGGACCCGTGACGTTCCCGTGGTTTGCTCTGTTGTTTGTGCTGGTCGCGGTGTTCAACTCATTGCATATATTGCCCGCCAACGCTGTCACCGCGCTTAATCAACTGGCAAATTTATTGCTGGCCATGGCGATGGCCGCGCTGGGATTAACCACGCGCTTCAGCGCACTGCGCAATGCCGGTATCAAACCGCTGCTGTTGGGGGCGATGGTGTTTAGCTGGCTGATCGTGGGCGGCGGTGGTATCAATCTGCTGGCGCAACATTTCATGGGCTAA
- a CDS encoding YkvA family protein — MLFGRLRRWAALIKRDVLTLWFACRDPRTPWWFKLISVGLVAYALSPIDLIPDFIPIVGLLDDAIIIPLGVMILLKLLPREIRISSIESAEVQRARGKKVVSGFGLILMLLIWLGVLVYLVNHYAM; from the coding sequence ATGCTGTTTGGAAGACTTCGCCGCTGGGCCGCCTTGATTAAACGAGATGTTTTAACCTTGTGGTTTGCCTGTCGCGATCCGCGTACGCCATGGTGGTTCAAATTAATTTCGGTGGGATTGGTCGCGTACGCGCTCAGCCCGATTGATTTGATCCCCGACTTCATCCCCATCGTTGGTCTGCTGGATGATGCGATTATTATCCCGCTCGGCGTGATGATCTTGCTGAAGTTGCTGCCGCGTGAAATACGTATCAGCAGTATCGAAAGTGCCGAAGTTCAACGTGCGCGTGGCAAAAAAGTGGTCAGCGGGTTCGGATTGATCCTGATGTTGCTGATTTGGCTCGGCGTATTGGTTTATCTTGTAAACCATTACGCAATGTAG